The following coding sequences lie in one Candidatus Hydrogenedentota bacterium genomic window:
- the atpG gene encoding ATP synthase F1 subunit gamma, translating into MPSLQDIRRRIASVKGTQKITRAMKMVAAAKLRRAQDSLLRARPHAYALRGLAARVAAGAGDTGNPLLSPGRGDTVGLIVVTSDRGLCGGFNANIVNAAMRALEERFAGRPVELIVVGRKGLETLRRRPCVIRASHTGVFDKRASSAHERIIGAAADDFLSGRHAEVHCLYNEFKSAISQKVTVERLLPFDLPDDEAAPSAVPYLFEPDEASVLSALVTENLHVQMNRILLESAASEQGARMAAMDAATKNAGEVMERLTLKYNRARQDAITREVVEVVSGVEAL; encoded by the coding sequence ATGCCCAGCCTCCAGGACATACGCCGCCGCATCGCGAGCGTCAAGGGCACGCAGAAGATCACGCGGGCCATGAAGATGGTCGCCGCGGCGAAGCTGCGTCGCGCCCAGGACTCCCTGCTCCGCGCGCGGCCCCACGCCTACGCCCTGCGCGGCCTGGCGGCCCGGGTGGCCGCGGGCGCCGGCGACACGGGAAACCCCCTGCTGTCCCCGGGCCGCGGCGACACGGTCGGCCTGATCGTGGTGACCTCCGACCGCGGCCTGTGCGGCGGGTTCAACGCGAACATCGTGAACGCCGCGATGCGCGCGCTGGAGGAGCGGTTCGCGGGGCGCCCGGTGGAGCTCATCGTGGTCGGCCGCAAGGGGCTGGAGACCCTGCGCCGCCGCCCGTGCGTCATCCGGGCCTCCCACACCGGCGTCTTCGACAAGCGCGCCTCCTCCGCCCACGAGCGCATCATCGGCGCCGCGGCGGACGACTTCCTGTCCGGGCGCCACGCGGAGGTGCACTGCCTCTACAACGAGTTCAAGTCGGCCATTTCGCAGAAGGTGACCGTGGAGCGCCTGCTCCCCTTTGACCTGCCGGACGACGAAGCCGCGCCGTCCGCCGTTCCCTACCTTTTCGAGCCGGACGAGGCGTCTGTGCTCTCCGCGCTGGTGACCGAAAACCTGCACGTGCAGATGAACCGCATCCTGCTGGAGTCGGCGGCGAGCGAGCAGGGCGCGCGGATGGCGGCCATGGACGCGGCCACGAAGAACGCGGGCGAGGTCATGGAACGGCTCACCCTGAAATACAACCGCGCGCGCCAGGACGCCATCACGAGGGAGGTCGTGGAGGTGGTCAGCGGCGTGGAAGCCCTGTAG
- the atpD gene encoding F0F1 ATP synthase subunit beta, protein MSTGVVSQVIGPVVDVKFPPGALPPVYNALEIARPGGKPLVLEVAQHTGENTVRTVAMDSTDGLVRGMEVSDTGRNITAPVGRAVLGRIINVIGEPVDELGPVDAAERWPIHRPAPDFADLDTRTEIFETGIKVIDLLAPYCKGGKTGLFGGAGVGKTVLIMELIHNVATKHGGYSVFAGVGERTREGNDLWLEMKSSGVIEKTALVYGQMTEPPGARARVALTGLTVAEYFRDQEGQDVLLFIDNIFRFTQAGSEVSALLGRMPSAVGYQPTLATEMGELQERITTTKKGSITSVQAIYVPADDLTDPAPANTFAHLDATTVLSRQIVELGIYPAVDPLDSTSRILDPRIVGAEHYRVARGVQRILQRYRDLQDIIAILGMDELSEEDKQIVGRARRIQRFLSQPNFVAEEFTGMPGKYVSLEDTIRSFALILDGEYDHLPEQAFLYCGAVEDVVEKARAMGAG, encoded by the coding sequence ATGAGCACAGGTGTCGTCTCGCAGGTGATCGGGCCCGTGGTGGACGTCAAGTTCCCCCCCGGCGCCCTGCCCCCCGTCTACAACGCCCTGGAGATCGCGCGCCCCGGCGGGAAACCCCTCGTCCTCGAGGTCGCCCAGCACACCGGGGAGAACACCGTGCGCACCGTGGCCATGGACAGCACCGACGGGCTGGTCCGCGGCATGGAGGTTTCGGACACGGGGCGCAACATCACCGCCCCCGTGGGCAGGGCGGTCCTGGGGCGCATCATCAACGTCATCGGCGAGCCCGTGGACGAGCTGGGCCCCGTGGACGCGGCGGAGCGGTGGCCCATCCACCGGCCCGCGCCCGACTTCGCGGACCTCGACACGCGCACCGAAATCTTCGAGACGGGCATCAAGGTCATTGACCTGCTCGCCCCGTACTGCAAGGGCGGCAAGACCGGCCTCTTCGGCGGCGCCGGCGTGGGGAAGACCGTCCTCATCATGGAGCTGATCCACAACGTCGCCACGAAGCACGGCGGCTACTCCGTCTTCGCCGGGGTCGGCGAGCGCACCCGCGAGGGCAACGACCTCTGGCTGGAGATGAAAAGCTCGGGCGTCATCGAAAAGACCGCCCTGGTCTACGGGCAGATGACCGAGCCCCCGGGCGCGCGCGCCCGCGTCGCCCTGACGGGCCTCACCGTCGCCGAGTACTTCCGCGACCAGGAGGGGCAGGACGTCCTCCTCTTCATTGACAACATCTTCCGCTTCACCCAGGCCGGGTCCGAGGTCTCCGCCCTGCTCGGCCGCATGCCCAGCGCCGTCGGCTACCAGCCCACCCTCGCCACGGAGATGGGCGAGCTGCAGGAGCGCATCACGACCACCAAGAAGGGCTCCATCACCTCGGTGCAGGCCATCTATGTGCCCGCCGACGACCTGACGGACCCCGCCCCCGCGAACACCTTCGCCCACCTCGACGCGACCACGGTGCTGTCGCGGCAGATCGTGGAGCTGGGCATCTACCCCGCCGTGGACCCGCTGGACTCCACCAGCCGCATCCTCGACCCCCGCATCGTCGGCGCGGAGCACTACCGCGTGGCCCGCGGCGTCCAGCGCATCCTCCAGCGCTACCGCGACCTCCAGGACATCATCGCCATCCTCGGCATGGACGAGCTGTCGGAGGAGGACAAGCAGATCGTCGGGCGCGCCCGCCGCATCCAGCGCTTCCTCTCCCAGCCCAACTTCGTGGCCGAGGAGTTCACCGGCATGCCCGGAAAGTATGTGTCGCTGGAGGACACCATCCGCAGTTTCGCGCTCATCCTCGACGGCGAGTACGACCACCTGCCCGAGCAGGCCTTCCTCTACTGCGGCGCCGTGGAGGACGTGGTCGAGAAGGCCCGGGCCATGGGGGCCGGATGA
- the atpC gene encoding ATP synthase F1 subunit epsilon has protein sequence MTMADAEKRALRLEISAMDRETLVLDAAEVAAPGAAGRFVVLPGHAPMLASLDTGVVRVLTAAGETRLFAVNGGIVHVLEGGMLLLTRSVEEGAEIDLPRAREALGRAEARLAARAEGTDLPRAQAARARARARIGAAARPPAGA, from the coding sequence ATGACCATGGCCGACGCGGAGAAGCGCGCCCTGCGCCTCGAAATCAGCGCCATGGACCGCGAGACCCTGGTCCTGGACGCGGCGGAGGTCGCCGCGCCGGGCGCCGCCGGGCGTTTTGTCGTGCTGCCCGGCCACGCGCCCATGCTGGCCTCCCTGGACACCGGCGTTGTCCGCGTGCTCACCGCCGCCGGGGAAACCCGCCTCTTCGCCGTCAACGGCGGCATCGTCCACGTTCTGGAGGGCGGCATGCTCCTGCTCACCCGCAGCGTGGAGGAGGGGGCCGAGATTGACCTGCCCCGCGCCCGCGAGGCGCTGGGCCGCGCCGAGGCCCGGCTGGCCGCCCGCGCCGAAGGCACCGACCTTCCCCGCGCCCAGGCGGCCCGCGCGCGCGCCCGCGCCCGCATCGGGGCCGCCGCCCGGCCCCCCGCCGGGGCGTAG
- a CDS encoding DUF5011 domain-containing protein, whose translation MRRTGHLLRAALGLALAAAALAAPQAAAQRIGGPGNPMGVWLERVHAPRYAPGALFQVAVTVNAAGEGTVNAMGLRETVPPGWTLAAVEAAIGDPPDISSPVGASGTLEFAWITPPALPHTFAYTLAVPEGESGPKRIHGALEYRTTGGALFASPVITETEGPAALAPVITLRGDNPATLAVGDAWEDPGYMAVDAGNQDITAKVVVSGAVDTATPGAYEVVYEVPAEGETPAARKVRAVNVRAADDPVDTAAPGTVIAPPGDPRETSNAIAATTEANPLNTPAKAPVPVAPPPPGFRRPHLPDVSALRPDLTPPGGETAADPAPAGPAAAETAPPGAPSGTDPAASATTASATAVSGQTPVETPPPAPPPAPAETAAPPAPDASVNPRVAALAAGAVLGLLAAALLAARQVYGGGRRRPH comes from the coding sequence ATGCGCAGGACAGGACACCTTTTACGCGCCGCCCTCGGCCTGGCGCTGGCTGCGGCCGCGCTGGCGGCCCCGCAGGCCGCCGCGCAACGGATCGGCGGCCCCGGCAACCCGATGGGCGTGTGGCTGGAGCGCGTCCACGCGCCGCGCTACGCGCCCGGGGCGCTCTTCCAGGTCGCCGTCACCGTCAACGCCGCGGGCGAGGGCACCGTCAACGCCATGGGCCTGCGCGAAACCGTCCCCCCCGGCTGGACCCTGGCGGCGGTGGAGGCGGCCATCGGCGACCCGCCGGACATCTCCTCTCCCGTGGGGGCCTCCGGCACCCTCGAGTTCGCCTGGATCACGCCCCCCGCCCTGCCCCACACCTTCGCGTACACCCTGGCCGTGCCCGAGGGGGAAAGCGGCCCCAAGCGCATCCACGGCGCCCTCGAATACCGCACCACCGGCGGCGCCCTCTTCGCGTCCCCCGTGATCACCGAAACGGAGGGGCCCGCCGCCCTCGCCCCCGTCATCACCCTGCGCGGGGACAACCCCGCCACCCTGGCCGTCGGCGACGCCTGGGAGGACCCCGGCTACATGGCCGTGGACGCGGGGAACCAGGACATCACGGCGAAGGTGGTGGTCTCGGGGGCCGTGGACACCGCGACCCCCGGCGCCTATGAGGTGGTGTACGAGGTGCCCGCCGAGGGCGAAACCCCGGCGGCCCGCAAAGTGCGCGCGGTGAACGTGCGCGCCGCGGACGACCCCGTGGACACCGCCGCCCCCGGCACCGTCATCGCGCCCCCCGGTGACCCGCGCGAAACCTCGAACGCCATCGCCGCCACCACGGAGGCCAACCCCCTGAACACGCCCGCAAAGGCCCCCGTGCCGGTGGCCCCACCCCCCCCGGGGTTTCGACGCCCCCACCTTCCGGACGTCTCGGCGCTCCGGCCCGACCTGACCCCGCCCGGCGGCGAAACCGCCGCCGACCCGGCACCCGCCGGGCCCGCCGCCGCCGAAACCGCGCCCCCCGGCGCGCCCTCCGGCACCGACCCGGCGGCGTCCGCAACCACAGCGTCCGCAACCGCGGTGTCCGGCCAGACCCCGGTGGAGACCCCCCCGCCCGCGCCGCCCCCCGCCCCGGCGGAAACGGCCGCGCCGCCCGCCCCCGACGCCTCTGTGAATCCCAGAGTGGCGGCACTGGCGGCCGGGGCCGTTCTCGGGCTGCTGGCCGCCGCCCTGCTGGCGGCGCGCCAGGTCTACGGGGGCGGACGCCGCCGCCCGCATTGA
- a CDS encoding PQQ-binding-like beta-propeller repeat protein: MRLSFLPSVFAGVVAAAAVLPCAAGAESWPQFRGPSGSGVVAGAPKLAVTWSETENVRWKTPIPHKGWSTPVVQDGKLWLTTATPEGTEYFVVSVDAETGAVVMNERLFTSENPEPLGNDVNCYASPSPASEPGRVYISFGSYGTACLDTATGKELWRRTDLPCRHFRGPGSSVILHQNLLILTFDGADQQYSTALDKATGATVWRTDRTSVWKDLDENGQPSREGDLRKAFCTPLVFTHAGREQMVVTASYGVFAYDPMTGKELWKIDHEAYSPAPMPVYDGNLVFVLTGRGRNALMAVRPDGDGDVTKTHVAWQFTGKTIPVEPSPALAGGLLYLVSNDGIVTCLDAATGAELWAERIGGSYCASPILANGLLYFSSTQGKTTVLKAGRTFEKVAENRLEEGFMASPVVCGDALFLRTKTALYRIDAPAK, translated from the coding sequence ATGCGCCTGTCTTTCCTGCCGTCCGTGTTCGCCGGGGTCGTTGCCGCGGCCGCCGTCCTTCCCTGCGCCGCCGGGGCCGAAAGCTGGCCGCAGTTCCGCGGGCCGTCGGGGAGCGGCGTCGTGGCGGGCGCGCCGAAACTGGCCGTGACCTGGAGCGAGACGGAGAACGTGCGGTGGAAGACGCCCATCCCGCACAAGGGCTGGTCCACGCCGGTGGTGCAGGACGGGAAGCTGTGGCTGACCACGGCGACGCCGGAGGGGACGGAGTATTTTGTGGTCAGTGTGGACGCGGAGACGGGGGCCGTCGTGATGAACGAGCGGCTGTTCACCAGCGAGAATCCCGAGCCGCTGGGGAATGACGTGAACTGCTACGCGTCGCCGTCGCCCGCGTCGGAGCCGGGCCGGGTCTACATCAGCTTCGGCAGCTACGGCACCGCCTGCCTCGACACGGCGACGGGGAAGGAGCTGTGGCGGCGGACGGACCTGCCCTGCCGCCATTTCCGCGGGCCGGGGTCGTCGGTCATTCTGCACCAGAACCTGCTCATCCTCACCTTTGACGGCGCGGACCAGCAGTACTCGACGGCCCTCGACAAGGCGACGGGCGCGACGGTCTGGCGCACGGACCGCACGTCGGTCTGGAAGGACCTCGACGAAAACGGCCAGCCGTCGCGCGAGGGCGACCTGCGCAAGGCCTTCTGCACCCCCCTCGTTTTCACCCACGCCGGGCGCGAACAGATGGTGGTCACGGCGTCCTACGGCGTCTTCGCCTACGACCCCATGACCGGCAAGGAGCTGTGGAAGATAGACCACGAGGCCTACTCCCCCGCGCCCATGCCGGTCTACGACGGGAACCTCGTTTTCGTACTCACGGGGCGCGGGCGCAACGCCCTTATGGCCGTGCGGCCCGACGGCGACGGCGATGTGACAAAGACGCATGTGGCGTGGCAGTTCACGGGCAAGACGATCCCCGTGGAGCCGTCGCCCGCGCTGGCCGGCGGGCTCCTCTACCTCGTCAGCAACGACGGCATCGTCACCTGCCTCGACGCGGCCACGGGCGCGGAGCTGTGGGCCGAGCGCATCGGCGGAAGCTATTGCGCCTCCCCGATCCTCGCCAACGGCCTCCTCTACTTCTCCAGCACCCAGGGCAAGACCACGGTCCTCAAGGCGGGCCGCACCTTCGAAAAGGTGGCCGAGAACCGGCTGGAGGAGGGGTTCATGGCCTCCCCCGTCGTCTGCGGCGACGCCCTCTTCCTCCGCACCAAGACCGCCCTCTACCGGATAGACGCCCCGGCGAAGTGA
- a CDS encoding PASTA domain-containing protein, translating into MFNEPVRGGRVGVCLFLAMAMLMLPGCGKVAVPDVVGMTLEAATSALTDVKLAVGAVTEVFSATVPAGQVIQQDPAAGTKVKSTSAVALVISKGPEPVATVAVPDVAGMTQSAAATALAGAGLTVSAVTESFSATVPAGQVISQTPAAGALVAPGSAVGLVVSKGSEPAATVAVPSVVGMAQAAAATALAGAGLTVGTVTESFSATVPAGQVISQNPASGVSVTLGASVALDVSKGPEPVAVPDVVGMTQSAAATALTGAGLTVGAETESFSAAVPAGQVISQNPAAGVSVLPGTSVALDLSKGPEPVAVPDVVGMTQSAAAAALADAGLTLGAVTESFSATVPAEQVISQDPAAGLTVLPGTSVALDVSKGREPVPAPDVVGMTRAEAETAITGAGLTVGFVAEVFSGTVPAGRVISQNPPAGTPTQLGTGVGFVVSRGPAISVPDLAGMTQAEAEAALDEAGLLAGTVTQSLSETVPAGRVISQNPTADSVLAANAPVDIEVSLGPALVAMPDANLAEAVRTELGLAAGTPLTGAHLLALTTLSADDLAIADLTGLEHAANLGYLRLGNNQITSLAPLDGLTAISFLVIYQNQITDLSPLAGMTAMNTLNIHSNQISDLTPLAALVNMQEMMFVNNRITDLSPLAGLTGPATLYLSNNPLFTEVCDTQIPDLEARGVTVSHDACIAPVAVPDLADMTQAGAESALTGAGLVLGAVAESFSGTVPVGQVISQNPSAGALVAPGSAVSLVVSKGPSAFVPDVTWMLPATAESALIGAGLAVGTVTQANSDTVPAGQVVSQNPAAGTEVAAGSAVDFVVSLGSAPVNVPDAALAAAIRSTLGLAADTPLTGAHLLALTSLNGNNTGIADLTGLERALNLSGLYLANDAVTDLTPLAGLTNLAVLGLHNNQVTDLAPLAGLASLMELYLQRNQITNVTPLSGLSTLLVLDLGVNQIVDVAPLSGLTDLTELDLFDNQIVDVTPLSGMTGLAILNLYTNQIVDVAPLSGLTGLVNLLLQDNQIADTAPLAALAKLSFLSLDWNQLTTVAPLVAGTVFTEAASPPSLSLTANPLFPDVCDTQIPALEARGVTVTHDACIATATVPDVAGLARSTAMTAIGEAGLMVGAVTESASETVPAGRVISQNPVAGTVLAANAPVDIEVSLGPALVTMPDANLAAAVRTALGLAVDTPLTGAHLLALTTLSADDLAIADLTGLEHAANLSWVRLGNNQITSLAPLDGLTAISFLVMYQNQITDLSPLAGMTLMNTLNIHSNQIADLTPLAALVNMKEMMFNDNQITDLSPLSGLTGPGASLYLSGNPLSTDACGTQIPALQAAGVAVTSDCL; encoded by the coding sequence ATGTTTAACGAACCCGTGCGCGGCGGGCGTGTTGGTGTGTGCCTTTTTCTGGCGATGGCGATGCTGATGCTGCCCGGGTGCGGCAAGGTCGCGGTGCCGGATGTTGTGGGAATGACCCTGGAGGCGGCGACATCCGCGCTCACGGACGTGAAACTGGCCGTGGGGGCGGTGACCGAGGTCTTTAGCGCCACGGTTCCGGCCGGTCAGGTGATCCAGCAGGACCCTGCGGCGGGCACCAAGGTCAAGTCCACCTCCGCCGTGGCGCTGGTGATTTCCAAAGGCCCCGAACCGGTGGCCACGGTTGCCGTGCCGGATGTCGCGGGGATGACGCAGTCGGCGGCGGCAACGGCGCTGGCCGGCGCTGGCCTGACGGTTAGCGCGGTGACCGAATCTTTCAGCGCCACGGTTCCCGCAGGCCAGGTGATCAGCCAGACCCCGGCGGCGGGCGCGCTGGTCGCGCCGGGGTCGGCGGTGGGTCTGGTGGTGTCCAAGGGTTCGGAACCGGCCGCCACGGTTGCGGTGCCGAGTGTTGTGGGGATGGCGCAGGCGGCGGCGGCAACGGCGCTGGCCGGCGCTGGCCTGACGGTTGGCACGGTGACCGAATCTTTCAGCGCCACCGTTCCGGCGGGTCAGGTGATCAGCCAGAACCCCGCATCGGGCGTGTCGGTCACGCTGGGGGCGTCCGTGGCGCTTGACGTGTCCAAGGGCCCCGAGCCGGTCGCGGTGCCGGATGTGGTGGGGATGACCCAGTCTGCGGCGGCAACGGCGCTGACCGGCGCGGGCCTGACGGTCGGCGCGGAGACGGAGTCCTTCAGCGCCGCCGTTCCGGCGGGTCAGGTGATCAGCCAGAATCCCGCAGCGGGCGTGTCGGTCCTGCCTGGGACATCCGTGGCGCTTGACTTGTCCAAGGGTCCCGAGCCGGTCGCGGTGCCGGATGTGGTGGGGATGACCCAGTCTGCGGCGGCGGCGGCCCTGGCCGACGCGGGCCTGACGCTCGGCGCGGTGACGGAGTCTTTCAGCGCCACCGTTCCGGCGGAGCAGGTGATCAGCCAGGATCCCGCGGCGGGCCTGACGGTCCTGCCTGGGACCTCTGTGGCGCTTGACGTGTCCAAGGGCCGCGAACCTGTTCCGGCCCCGGATGTCGTGGGGATGACGCGGGCCGAGGCGGAGACCGCCATTACCGGCGCGGGCCTGACGGTCGGCTTTGTGGCGGAGGTCTTCAGCGGCACGGTCCCCGCGGGCCGGGTGATCAGCCAGAACCCTCCGGCGGGGACGCCCACGCAGTTGGGGACGGGGGTGGGTTTCGTGGTTTCGCGGGGTCCGGCCATATCGGTGCCGGATCTGGCGGGGATGACCCAGGCGGAGGCGGAGGCGGCCCTGGACGAAGCGGGCCTTCTGGCGGGAACGGTGACGCAGTCCCTCAGCGAGACCGTGCCCGCGGGCCGGGTGATCAGCCAGAACCCCACCGCGGACTCGGTGCTTGCGGCGAATGCGCCGGTGGACATCGAGGTGAGCCTTGGTCCGGCGCTGGTGGCCATGCCCGACGCGAATCTCGCCGAGGCCGTCCGCACGGAGCTGGGACTGGCCGCGGGCACCCCGCTGACGGGGGCGCACCTGCTGGCCCTCACAACCCTCAGCGCCGACGACTTGGCCATCGCCGACCTGACGGGCCTGGAGCACGCGGCAAACCTGGGTTACCTGCGCCTGGGCAACAACCAGATCACGAGCCTCGCGCCGCTGGACGGACTGACGGCCATTTCGTTCCTGGTCATTTACCAGAACCAGATCACGGACCTGTCGCCGCTGGCTGGAATGACGGCCATGAACACCCTGAACATCCACTCGAACCAGATATCGGACCTGACGCCTCTTGCCGCGCTGGTGAACATGCAGGAAATGATGTTCGTAAACAACCGGATCACGGACCTGTCGCCGCTGGCCGGACTGACGGGCCCCGCCACCCTGTACCTCTCGAACAACCCGCTCTTCACAGAAGTGTGCGACACGCAGATTCCCGACCTGGAAGCGCGCGGCGTGACCGTGTCCCACGACGCCTGCATCGCCCCGGTGGCCGTTCCCGATCTGGCGGACATGACCCAGGCCGGGGCGGAAAGCGCCCTCACGGGCGCGGGCCTGGTTTTGGGCGCGGTGGCCGAGTCCTTCAGCGGCACGGTGCCTGTGGGCCAGGTGATCAGCCAGAACCCGTCGGCGGGCGCGCTGGTGGCCCCGGGGTCGGCGGTGAGCCTGGTGGTCTCGAAGGGGCCGTCGGCCTTCGTTCCGGATGTGACATGGATGCTTCCGGCGACGGCCGAATCGGCGCTGATCGGCGCGGGCCTGGCTGTCGGCACGGTGACGCAGGCCAACAGCGACACGGTTCCGGCGGGCCAGGTGGTCAGCCAGAACCCGGCCGCGGGCACGGAAGTGGCGGCGGGTTCCGCGGTGGACTTCGTGGTGAGCCTGGGCTCCGCGCCCGTGAATGTCCCCGACGCGGCGCTCGCCGCGGCCATCCGCTCCACGCTGGGTCTGGCCGCGGACACCCCGCTGACGGGGGCGCATCTGCTGGCCCTCACCAGTCTCAACGGCAACAACACGGGCATCGCCGATCTGACGGGTCTGGAGCGCGCGCTGAACCTGTCGGGCCTGTACCTTGCCAACGACGCGGTCACGGACTTGACGCCCCTGGCCGGCCTGACAAACCTGGCCGTTCTGGGCCTGCACAACAACCAGGTCACGGACCTGGCGCCCCTGGCCGGACTGGCGAGCCTGATGGAGCTGTATCTCCAGCGCAACCAGATCACGAATGTGACGCCGCTTTCCGGACTGTCCACGCTCCTGGTGCTGGACCTCGGCGTTAACCAGATTGTGGACGTGGCGCCGCTGTCCGGACTGACGGACCTCACGGAACTGGACCTCTTCGACAACCAGATCGTGGACGTGACGCCGCTGTCCGGAATGACGGGGCTTGCCATTCTGAACCTGTACACCAACCAGATTGTGGACGTGGCGCCCCTGTCCGGACTGACAGGCCTGGTCAACCTGCTGCTTCAGGACAACCAGATTGCGGACACGGCGCCGCTGGCCGCGCTTGCGAAGCTCTCCTTCCTGTCCCTCGACTGGAACCAGCTCACCACGGTGGCCCCGTTGGTGGCGGGAACCGTCTTCACCGAGGCGGCCAGTCCGCCGAGCCTCTCGTTGACGGCCAACCCGCTTTTCCCCGACGTGTGCGACACGCAGATCCCCGCGCTGGAGGCGCGCGGGGTGACCGTGACCCACGACGCCTGTATTGCAACCGCGACGGTTCCCGACGTGGCCGGCCTCGCCCGGTCCACCGCGATGACCGCCATCGGCGAGGCGGGGCTCATGGTTGGGGCGGTGACGGAGTCCGCCAGCGAAACCGTGCCCGCCGGACGGGTGATCAGCCAGAATCCGGTCGCGGGCACGGTGTTGGCGGCGAATGCGCCGGTGGATATCGAGGTGAGCCTCGGCCCGGCGCTGGTGACCATGCCCGACGCGAATCTCGCCGCGGCCGTCCGCACGGCGCTGGGGCTGGCCGTGGACACCCCGCTGACCGGGGCGCACCTGCTGGCCCTCACAACCCTCAGCGCCGACGACTTGGCCATCGCCGACCTGACGGGCCTGGAGCACGCGGCAAACCTGTCCTGGGTGCGCCTGGGCAACAACCAGATTACGAGCCTCGCGCCGCTGGACGGACTGACGGCCATTTCGTTCCTGGTCATGTACCAGAACCAGATCACAGACCTGTCCCCGCTGGCCGGAATGACGCTCATGAACACCCTGAACATCCACTCGAACCAGATTGCGGACCTGACGCCCCTTGCCGCGCTGGTGAACATGAAGGAGATGATGTTCAACGACAACCAGATTACGGACCTGTCGCCGCTGTCCGGACTGACGGGCCCCGGCGCCTCTCTGTACCTCTCGGGCAACCCGCTTTCCACCGACGCCTGCGGCACGCAGATTCCGGCGCTGCAGGCGGCCGGGGTGGCCGTCACGAGCGACTGCCTCTGA
- a CDS encoding glycosyltransferase family 4 protein, translating into MRKLKIVMVGACPYPFPQGSQVFLHDTASTLLRIGHSVRLVVYDHGAGDTPPADVALRRAKRWPLARDITASGPDRTKPLHDAALLAALRRTLRNEGADIVCAHNYEALLVALAARTRPVVYMAHNALADELPYYFDRPGAERTARRAGRWFDNTFPRRADRIIAPHRRLAGYLVLRGCPQDRVEIIPPPVDADAFPETAPAEAPMPPIVYTGNLDRYQNLGLLLDAVAIIRQSRPAVRLVMATAALPPFPNVEHVPCDNVGALRAVLSQDVVVAVPRVSWSGYPIKLLNAMAAGRPVAACAGAAWPLKDGENGLVVPDNDANALATALVRLMDQPRLRRDLGRAARATVLGEHHPETVARRLERVFLEALGTPPRTEAGLAAGNDGAAS; encoded by the coding sequence ATGAGAAAGCTCAAGATAGTCATGGTCGGCGCGTGCCCCTACCCCTTCCCCCAGGGGTCGCAGGTCTTCCTGCACGACACCGCGTCCACCCTGCTGCGCATCGGCCATTCGGTCCGCCTCGTGGTCTACGACCACGGCGCGGGCGACACCCCGCCCGCCGACGTGGCGCTGCGCCGCGCAAAGCGCTGGCCCCTCGCGCGCGACATCACCGCCTCCGGCCCCGACCGGACCAAGCCCCTGCACGACGCGGCCCTCCTCGCGGCGCTGCGCCGCACCCTCCGGAACGAGGGCGCCGACATCGTCTGCGCACACAACTACGAGGCCCTGCTCGTGGCGCTGGCGGCGCGGACGCGCCCCGTGGTCTACATGGCCCACAACGCCCTCGCCGACGAGCTGCCCTACTACTTCGACCGCCCCGGCGCGGAGCGGACCGCCCGCCGTGCGGGCCGCTGGTTCGACAACACCTTCCCCCGCCGCGCCGACCGGATCATCGCGCCCCACCGCCGCCTCGCGGGCTACCTCGTCCTGCGCGGCTGCCCCCAGGACCGCGTGGAGATCATCCCGCCGCCCGTGGACGCCGACGCCTTCCCCGAGACCGCGCCCGCCGAGGCCCCCATGCCCCCCATCGTCTACACGGGCAACCTGGACCGGTATCAGAACCTTGGCCTGCTGCTGGACGCCGTCGCCATCATCCGGCAGTCCCGGCCCGCCGTCCGCCTGGTCATGGCCACCGCCGCCCTGCCGCCCTTTCCCAACGTGGAGCATGTCCCCTGCGACAACGTGGGTGCCCTGCGTGCCGTCCTCTCGCAGGATGTCGTGGTCGCCGTGCCGCGCGTGTCCTGGTCCGGCTACCCCATCAAACTGCTGAATGCCATGGCGGCGGGCCGCCCCGTGGCCGCCTGCGCCGGCGCCGCCTGGCCCCTGAAGGACGGAGAAAACGGCCTGGTCGTGCCCGACAACGACGCCAACGCCCTGGCGACCGCACTGGTGCGGCTCATGGACCAGCCCCGGCTCCGCCGCGACCTGGGCCGCGCCGCCCGGGCGACGGTCCTAGGGGAACACCACCCGGAAACGGTCGCCCGGCGGCTGGAAAGGGTCTTTCTGGAGGCGCTGGGGACGCCGCCGCGGACGGAGGCAGGACTTGCCGCAGGAAATGACGGCGCGGCGTCGTAG